The following coding sequences are from one Arachis hypogaea cultivar Tifrunner chromosome 7, arahy.Tifrunner.gnm2.J5K5, whole genome shotgun sequence window:
- the LOC140174298 gene encoding uncharacterized protein: MFAAHEVERQGNANSKKKDTDYSVVDVIENGVISSMELTVKKALALPPGKKIVLHHNRELQQVGQAAGLLNEFLGTLGSDFQQLPKELEDNEQGFQGACVYDEELTFEENIKRKPAGIEANHWKKFLQYRLDDDTKEAIELIESQDPSSKKFSQNDSLAQVLGKKHPGRVHGLDIGTCLSRCFRNISEQSDYGVQIEEYQMEIVKLKAEAAELKAAAAEEKTKRQRMETRGS; this comes from the exons ATGTTTGCCGCACATGAAGTTGAACGTCAAGGCAATGCCAACAGCAAAAAAAAGGACACTGATTATTCAGTTGTTGATGTCATAG AAAATGGTGTGATCTCTTCTATGGAGCTGACTGTTAAGAAGGCATTAGCACTTCCTCCTGGAAAGAAAATCGTTCTACACCATAACAGAGAGTTGCAACAAGTTGGTCAGGCAGCGGGCTTATTGAACGAGTTCTTGGGGACATTGGGGTCTGATTTTCAACAATTACCAAAAGAGTTGGAAGACAATGAGCAAGGCTTCCAAGGAGCATGC GTTTATGACGAAGAACTAACTTTTGAGGAAAATATCAAGCGTAAGCCAGCAGGAATAGAGGCAAATCACTGGAAAAAGTTTCTTCAATATCGGTTGGACGATGACACGAAG GAAGCAATTGAACTTATTGAGAGCCAAGACCCCTCTAGCAAGAAATTTTCACAGAATGATTCCCTTGCACAAGTGCTTGGAAAGAAGCACCCAGGAAGAGTTCATGGACTCGATATTGGTACATGTCTGAGTCGGTGTTTTCGTAATATTTCAGAGCAGTCAGACTACGGTGTACAGATTGAGGAGTATCAGATGGAGATTGTGAAACTCAAGGCGGAGGCAGCAGAACTCAAGGCAGCAGCAGCAGAGGAAAAGACAAAGAGACAAAGAATGGAGACAAGAGGCAGCTGA
- the LOC112702650 gene encoding calcium uniporter protein 5, mitochondrial-like, with the protein MWSRGWRVGSSLRQRVCATLNIGSSHGYGGKAHQPFDHTPLFGLKGFADDGRKRNNNGEGGRGVGVGSISVFLNRMNNKRGVCSSTWVSSPFNNGGINNSNSPSSSYGKIEGTNSLSYAEAKKLMRLVNVENLKLKLGSDGKEVIPYNELIEACESMGVVRNKEEAMAFAKVLDEAGVILLFRNKVYLHPDKVVDLVISAVPLALTSENDPRREELKRLQEKKEELDVLAHKQVRRILWGGLGFGIATVSLFFRLTFWEFSWDVMEPIAFFTTSTGLIIGYAYFLFTSRDPTYQDFMKRLFLSRQRKLHKRHNFDIDKYNDLRCKCKTPLDAKTTLKNRLGVDLDLEEA; encoded by the exons ATGTGGAGTAGAGGGTGGCGTGTAGGGTCATCGTTGAGGCAAAGGGTATGTGCTACTTTGAATATTGGAAGCAGCCATGGTTATGGTGGAAAGGCTCATCAACCTTTTGATCACACTCCATTGTTCGGTTTGAAAGGTTTTGCAGATGATGGAAGAAAGAGGAATAATAatggagaaggaggaagaggtgttggtgttggttctatatctgtttttctgaACCGAATGAATAATAAGAGGGGTGTGTGTTCATCAACTTGGGTTTCATCTCCTTTTAACAATGGGGGCATTAATAATTCAAattctccatcttcttcttatggGAAAATAGAAGGGACAAACAGTTTATCATACGCTGAGGCGAAGAAGCTAATGAGGCTAGTGAATGTGGAGAATCTAAAGTTGAAGCTTGGAAGTGATGGGAAGGAAGTTATTCCGTACAATGAACTTATTGAAGCATGTGAAAGCATGGGAGTTGTAAGGAATAAAGAAGAGGCTATGGCGTTTGCTAAGGTTCTTGATGAAGCTGGTGTTATTCTTCTCTTTAGGAACAAGGTCTATCTGCACCCTGATAAG GTGGTTGATCTGGTTATAAGTGCAGTTCCACTAGCACTAACTTCTGAGAATGATCCTAGAAGGGAAGAACTAAAGAGGCtccaagagaagaaagaagagctcGATGTCTTGGCGCACAAGCAAGTCCGGCGCATCCTCTGGGGCGGCCTAGGATTCGGCATAGCCACCGTCTCCCTCTTCTTCCGGCTAACATTCTGGGAATTCTCATGGGACGTCATGGAGCCGATCGCATTCTTCACGACGTCGACCGGCCTAATCATCGGCTATGCCTACTTCCTATTCACCTCAAGGGACCCTACTTACCAAGACTTCATGAAGAGGCTATTCCTTTCAAGGCAGAGGAAGCTTCATAAGAGGCACAATTTTGATATTGACAAGTATAATGATCTTAGGTGCAAATGCAAAACACCTTTAGATGCAAAAACCACACTCAAGAATCGCTTAGGCGTCGATCTAGATCTGGAGGAGGCTTAA